Within the Medicago truncatula cultivar Jemalong A17 chromosome 4, MtrunA17r5.0-ANR, whole genome shotgun sequence genome, the region tttttcttcttatatacCAAATTTATTTCACAATAATATGGATATGCAATTAAGAGAACATAAAAACGTGTTGGTGTTCGACTTTTGGGTAGTGCATAATAAATACTTTTTGGGCATAGTGTATTATTTTTGGGTCTTTATCAGGCATTATTAAAGGGATTgtctatttattaaaattcttACTCCATCATGACATTTTTCCTCCTTAACATAGgttgtatttaattgttttgatcGTCAAAATGCAAATTATTGTAGTCGAGGAATTTATTGTGGCCTGACTCATTTACTCATGTAATTAATTGTTATTGGACTAACGAACATCTTTTGAGCCACCGGCTTGGTTAGACCTTGTCAGTAGCCTAGATTAACCTATAAAGTGATTATAAATATAGTGTTACATTTGCAAAATCGTTTTAGGTATTGATGCTTAATCATATATAACTCATTTTTGCACTTTAGTTCACTATAagattttggattttttgaAGTAGATTTAAACGCTTgctttgatttattttgtataGATTGATAGCATTTAAAACAATTAGTTGTAAGTTTGATTGAATTCGCTAGATTAATATTGGTTTTGTGACGCTTGTTTCATAATCATAGTTAATTGGATTTTGTAATGATTAATCTAATAGGGATTCTTATACAGTTAATTGATGTTTAATTGGTTAATTTTATAATCAAGCAAGATAATAGTTATGAAACAAATGTTATATGTCTACATGATAACTAGTAAATAGAGAAATTGCAGATAAGAGAATACCACAATTTTTAACAATCTCCTATGTCCCTAACTGAGTTAATACTACTGTTACTTGGAAATTGGTAGACATGTTGGTCCCAAAGTTTTGCCAAATAAACAACCTGAATTCGGTATCAAAGAAGGTCATTGAACAGTGAATTTGGTTTCTTGAAATAcataattagaaaatagaatGATAAAATCTGATAAGTACAAACTGATCAATGAATTTTGGAAATTTAGAGTTAGAGGTATATATCTAAAATTTGAGTAGACAAAAGTTAGAGAGTAGAAAAGATACACAGTCATGGACTATAGATAGATAAACCATGCTTCAAAGGTAGGAAAACATATAGAATGAGGATGTGTTATTCAATGGATTATTCAAGGAATTGTAAATTTCTTATCtgcattaaaataataattcacaCAAAATACTAAGGTTCTTCCCTTGCTGGGATTCATGTGTACTATTCGTGTTTTGAAATTTATCAGAACATCAAGTCTATTTTTTCTGATACTAATTGGTCTAACTGCAAGGAAGAATCAACATTCTAACATAGAAACAAAAAGTAAACATAGGAGCTGCTTGAAAAGTATAATTCATTgttattattcatcaaacaaaaaaagcatTCTCAAAATTTATCATTCTTATGATAATTACATTTCCAATCTCTGTAGGGTCTTTACAATTTGATAAGATGTCTCATGTTCAAAATGGATCTACTAACAGTAAACTATGTCGGTCTCCTACAATAGTGTGAGCTTTACAAGCGAGACGTTATGTGCTGGAAGACATCTTCGGTGCAAGAAATAGTGAGGCCAACCATTGGTTCAAGTATGAGATGGAAAACATACTACAGTCAGTGAGTTGTAGTTTGAGCAGCAGCCACAGTAGAAACCATTGAGTCCACTCCACAGATATTTCGTCCCCTACAAATCTTATAGTATCCATTTTCTCCCCACGTCTCGCCCCAGGAGCTTTTAACAATCCAATACGGCTTCTCCTTCGTATAAGCTCCAGAACCGTACCCCACCAGCAAAACTCCATGATCCAGCCTCCTTGTACAAGTGTATGGGCACGATACACCTCCCACGTATGTCTGCATGTATGCCGCATTTATGGCAACTGCATTTGTGAACATTTGAATTAGAtaattataagtaaaataatagtaataataattataattcaaATTGTTCAGATTGTTAGGGTATTACTCACCAGCAAGAGGTCCATATTTGAGAAGATTGGCAGCAATTTGGTCGTCATCAACTAAAACAGAACTGAAATTTGCCGCCACCGATCGTGCAATGTTTGTCTTGTAATAAGTATAGTCTTCCACTCGCATGAGACCACCAGATTTTTTAATGTACTCATGATCACAATCAACATGTTGTTGATCACTAAGACTAACGAGTTCTCCAGTAGAGAGGAAGTTAGCACCTTCGAGTGCGCCAATTGTACTGAAACTCCAACTCGAACCACAGAAACCCTAATTCATAGTTAcaaatccaaaatcaaaatttaaaaaatttaatcaacttataacaacaatatt harbors:
- the LOC11443223 gene encoding cysteine protease RD19A, giving the protein MMNRNKTLMLFSVLFLFFSVDLAFSTPNDREDPIIQQVVDKGGAEHQFNEFKQRFGKVYSSKDEHDYRFNVFKSNLHRAKRHVIMDPSATHGVTRFSDLTPREFRNSILGLKGVGLPRHAKAAPILSSENLPRDFDWREKGAVTPVRNQGFCGSSWSFSTIGALEGANFLSTGELVSLSDQQHVDCDHEYIKKSGGLMRVEDYTYYKTNIARSVAANFSSVLVDDDQIAANLLKYGPLAVAINAAYMQTYVGGVSCPYTCTRRLDHGVLLVGYGSGAYTKEKPYWIVKSSWGETWGENGYYKICRGRNICGVDSMVSTVAAAQTTTH